A window of Pseudomonas guangdongensis contains these coding sequences:
- the siaB gene encoding biofilm regulation protein kinase SiaB, translated as MDMLDLLAMRESYTQQRIMLCFNGPISRSLIEEIGNALRNYLAAEQAQPSAAMDVFAVYIEMTQNIRHYALQQGYGEQDASATVAIARDEQGHYQVSAGNLVERADGERLLQIVEGLGGLDKVQLKAAYKEQLRKPREAGSASGAGLGLLDIARKSSVPLVASLKAQADGRAFFSLRAVI; from the coding sequence ATGGATATGCTCGACCTGCTGGCCATGCGCGAGAGCTATACGCAGCAGCGCATCATGCTGTGCTTCAACGGACCGATCTCGCGCAGCCTGATCGAGGAGATCGGCAACGCCCTGCGCAACTACCTGGCCGCCGAACAGGCCCAGCCGTCGGCGGCCATGGACGTGTTCGCCGTGTACATCGAGATGACCCAGAACATCCGCCACTACGCCCTGCAGCAGGGCTACGGCGAGCAGGACGCCTCGGCCACCGTGGCCATCGCCCGCGACGAACAGGGCCACTACCAGGTATCGGCCGGCAACCTGGTCGAGCGCGCCGACGGCGAGCGCCTGCTGCAGATCGTCGAGGGCCTGGGCGGACTGGACAAGGTCCAGCTCAAGGCCGCCTACAAGGAACAACTGCGCAAGCCGCGCGAGGCGGGCAGCGCCAGCGGCGCCGGCCTTGGCCTGCTGGACATCGCCCGCAAGTCCAGCGTGCCGCTGGTGGCCTCGCTCAAGGCGCAGGCCGATGGTCGCGC
- the siaA gene encoding biofilm regulation protein phosphatase SiaA (SiaB is a threonine kinase acting on SiaC; SiaA is the matching phosphatase.), producing the protein MAANWGLRSKSVLALLLACVLALIPSILLGWRAMEDIRQHFGEAYVRNFTLLHRERILAPVARELALAQRLADSQLTRQWLRDEADAQRSQAFFAEAEGYRGDFRDRSYFVIAAGSRGYYFNDARQGFSAAPRYVLDPDDPEDAWFFASLRSDARYNLNVNIDHKLKVTKVWFNVQVRDGVERLGLAGTGLDLSSFLEAFMVSHEAGITPMIVSADGAIQAHPDARLIAYSSGVDELAGQARSRVFDLLEDDQREALRAAMRRAEDNPDAVQLLNARIGGVEHLLALTYIEPLGWHLLTQADLHAVRALDNRWVWPLLGTLVVLLAALLLGFAYAVERLLLHPLQRLKHSAKAIAAGYYHTDLPSPRGDELGELSAAFASMAAQVSRHTAELEGKVRERTLALEQANREMAAAHKKIDDSIDYASLIQRAILPDRQLSASLDERHFVLWKPRDVVGGDFYVYRESAEGYLLGVVDCAGHGVPGALMTMLARAAIDHAVSVVGAADPAQILHETDRTIRGMLREEQVSRALATNMDAGLVWIDRHSHRLLFAGAKIALFACDGEQVQELKGGRRALGDKRQGEYHNQEMRVQPGWTFYLCTDGFLDQAGGEHGFGFGNARFIELLRSHARRPLREQAELFVASLEAYQGGQPQRDDITVLSFRFD; encoded by the coding sequence ATGGCGGCAAACTGGGGATTGCGGAGCAAATCGGTGCTGGCGTTGCTGCTGGCCTGCGTTCTGGCGCTGATCCCGTCGATCCTGCTCGGCTGGCGGGCCATGGAGGACATCCGCCAGCACTTCGGCGAGGCCTACGTGCGCAACTTCACCCTGCTGCACCGCGAGCGCATCCTCGCCCCGGTGGCCCGCGAGCTGGCCCTGGCGCAGCGCCTGGCCGACTCGCAGCTGACCCGCCAGTGGCTGCGCGACGAGGCCGACGCCCAGCGCAGCCAGGCGTTCTTCGCCGAGGCCGAGGGCTATCGCGGCGATTTTCGCGACCGCTCCTACTTCGTCATCGCCGCCGGCAGCCGCGGCTACTACTTCAACGACGCCCGCCAGGGCTTTTCCGCCGCACCGCGCTATGTGCTCGACCCGGACGATCCCGAGGACGCCTGGTTCTTCGCCAGCCTGCGCAGCGACGCGCGCTACAACCTGAACGTCAACATCGACCACAAGCTCAAGGTCACCAAGGTGTGGTTCAACGTGCAGGTGCGCGACGGCGTCGAGCGCCTCGGCCTGGCCGGCACCGGCCTCGACCTCAGCAGCTTCCTCGAAGCCTTCATGGTCAGCCACGAGGCGGGTATCACGCCGATGATCGTCTCCGCCGACGGCGCCATCCAGGCGCACCCGGATGCCCGGCTGATCGCCTACAGCTCCGGCGTCGACGAACTGGCCGGGCAGGCGCGCAGCCGGGTCTTCGACCTGCTGGAGGACGACCAGCGCGAGGCGCTGCGCGCCGCCATGCGCCGCGCCGAAGACAATCCCGACGCGGTGCAGCTGCTCAACGCGCGGATCGGCGGCGTCGAGCACCTGCTGGCGCTCACCTATATAGAACCGCTGGGCTGGCACCTGCTGACCCAGGCCGACCTGCATGCGGTGCGCGCCCTCGACAACCGCTGGGTCTGGCCGCTCTTGGGCACCCTGGTGGTGCTGCTGGCCGCCCTGCTGCTGGGCTTCGCCTATGCGGTGGAGCGCCTGCTGCTGCATCCGCTGCAGCGCCTCAAGCATTCGGCCAAGGCGATCGCCGCCGGCTATTACCACACCGACCTGCCGTCGCCGCGCGGCGACGAGCTGGGCGAGCTGTCGGCGGCCTTCGCCAGCATGGCCGCCCAGGTCAGCCGGCACACCGCCGAGCTGGAGGGCAAGGTCCGCGAGCGCACCCTGGCGCTGGAGCAGGCCAACCGCGAGATGGCCGCCGCGCACAAGAAGATCGACGACTCCATCGACTACGCCAGCCTGATCCAGCGCGCCATCCTGCCCGACCGGCAGCTGTCGGCCTCGCTGGACGAGCGCCACTTCGTGCTGTGGAAGCCGCGCGACGTGGTCGGCGGCGACTTCTACGTCTATCGCGAAAGCGCCGAAGGCTACCTGCTCGGCGTGGTCGACTGCGCCGGTCACGGCGTGCCCGGCGCGCTGATGACCATGCTGGCGCGCGCGGCCATCGACCATGCGGTCAGCGTGGTCGGTGCCGCCGACCCGGCGCAGATCCTCCACGAGACCGACCGCACCATCCGCGGCATGCTGCGCGAGGAGCAGGTGTCGCGCGCGCTGGCCACCAACATGGACGCCGGACTGGTGTGGATCGACCGTCACAGCCACCGCCTGCTGTTCGCCGGGGCGAAGATCGCGCTGTTCGCCTGCGACGGCGAGCAGGTGCAGGAACTCAAGGGTGGCCGCCGCGCGCTGGGCGACAAGCGCCAGGGCGAGTACCACAACCAGGAGATGCGCGTGCAGCCGGGCTGGACCTTCTACCTGTGCACCGACGGTTTCCTCGACCAGGCCGGCGGCGAGCACGGTTTCGGCTTCGGCAACGCGCGCTTCATCGAACTGCTGCGCAGTCATGCCCGCCGCCCGCTGCGCGAGCAGGCCGAACTGTTCGTCGCCAGCCTGGAGGCCTACCAGGGCGGCCAGCCGCAGCGCGACGACATCACCGTTCTTTCCTTCCGCTTCGACTAG
- a CDS encoding NADP(H)-dependent aldo-keto reductase: protein MLYRPLGTTDIRVSALALGSMTWGEQNSEAEGFAQIDRARAAGINFIDTAEMYPVPPRAETCGATETIIGNYFKRHGGRAQWIVASKAAAPGNGIQHIRGGQPHHDRANLIAAVEGSLRRLQTDYIDLYQLHWPDRATNFFGQLGYRHDPDAHITPIEDSLEVLDELVRSGKIRHIGLSNETPWGLHRFLQLAETRGWPRPVSIQNPYNLLNRSFEVGLAEMAIREQVGLLAYSPLAFGLLSGKYEDGARPPQGRLTRFERFQRYNAPLARQAASAYVALAREHGLDPAQLALAYVTGRPFVTSNIIGATTLEQLDSNIASLDLVLSDAVLASIEAIHTAQPNPAP, encoded by the coding sequence ATGCTCTACCGTCCTCTCGGCACCACCGACATCCGGGTCAGCGCGCTGGCGCTGGGCAGCATGACCTGGGGCGAACAGAACAGCGAGGCCGAAGGTTTCGCCCAGATCGACCGCGCCCGGGCCGCCGGGATCAACTTCATCGACACCGCCGAGATGTACCCGGTGCCGCCCCGGGCCGAGACCTGCGGCGCCACCGAGACGATCATCGGCAACTACTTCAAGCGCCACGGCGGGCGCGCGCAGTGGATCGTCGCCAGCAAGGCCGCCGCGCCGGGCAACGGCATCCAGCACATCCGCGGCGGCCAGCCGCATCACGACCGCGCCAACCTGATCGCCGCCGTCGAAGGCAGCCTGCGTCGCCTGCAGACCGACTACATCGACCTCTACCAGCTGCACTGGCCGGACCGGGCGACCAACTTCTTCGGCCAGCTCGGCTACCGCCACGACCCGGACGCCCACATCACGCCCATCGAGGACTCCCTGGAAGTGCTCGACGAGCTGGTGCGGAGCGGCAAGATCCGCCACATCGGTCTGTCCAACGAGACGCCTTGGGGTCTGCACCGCTTCCTGCAACTGGCCGAAACCCGCGGCTGGCCGCGGCCGGTGTCGATCCAGAACCCCTACAACCTGCTCAACCGCAGCTTCGAGGTGGGTCTGGCGGAGATGGCGATCCGCGAGCAGGTCGGCCTGCTGGCCTATTCGCCGCTGGCCTTCGGCTTGCTGTCCGGCAAGTACGAGGACGGCGCCCGCCCGCCCCAGGGCCGGCTGACCCGCTTCGAGCGCTTCCAGCGCTACAACGCGCCGCTGGCCCGCCAGGCGGCCAGCGCCTACGTGGCCCTGGCCCGCGAACACGGTCTCGACCCGGCGCAGCTGGCGCTGGCCTATGTCACCGGCCGGCCGTTCGTCACCAGCAACATCATCGGCGCCACCACCCTGGAGCAGCTGGACAGCAATATCGCCAGCCTCGACCTGGTGCTGAGCGATGCCGTGCTGGCGAGCATCGAGGCGATCCACACCGCGCAGCCGAACCCGGCGCCCTGA